A stretch of Phoenix dactylifera cultivar Barhee BC4 chromosome 16, palm_55x_up_171113_PBpolish2nd_filt_p, whole genome shotgun sequence DNA encodes these proteins:
- the LOC103709183 gene encoding mitogen-activated protein kinase kinase kinase 5-like isoform X2, whose product MPCWKRITNSPSTSPPRKSSSSSSASLASPRRDLDSPASRRSTSNPASPASRRSTRRDPASPASRRDPQHQQPRLTRQRKLRHLSNVEIGGLGAAAAAAASRGSANSTPVSRSLSNINCVLHVRSTSSPVLPRPLPLPESGQLGFEFSSPSSCPLPSPGGASCGPEEEEANGAVVGRLANHIGRVNPEHNDIQLNGSAFSHHRKVFQDPNSFDTGNFILNIPAKSAPTSGFSSPVRSPRRLSNVDISASGIVPPGFQHWSSLEIPSIDMMTNFSPRASPEKIPRSPDCSPLHSPARKCPVLRPRNPSAPPSPLHSKMFPDNPVTWHESNNNVSVHPLPLPPGAPAPSLMTGQWQKGKLIGSGTFGNVYEATNRKTGALCAMKEVNIIPDDSKSAECLKQLEQEIKFLSQFKHPNIVQYYGSETIEDRFYIYLEYVHPGSINKYVHQHCGAMTESVVRNFTRHILNGLAYLHSKKTMHRDIKGANLLVDVNGVVKLADFGMAKHLSGAAAVLSLKGTPHWMAPEVLQATMNKDIGYDLAVDIWSLGCTVIEMYTGKHPWNGLEGPAAMFKVLHKDPPIPETLSSEGKDFLRRCFRRNPAERPTANMLLEHPFIRNSHHYNLHGSIEAFAGIKIDTTYSSRDRTTSKSDTCMNANRSSNGEASHSCPETSESAASRPSPYSNSEIAPCFSAHPNYIGPSLPGSTTKILNGIQLAAGNFQLYTLPKPHGKEVLKLL is encoded by the exons ATGCCTTGTTGGAAGCGCATTACGAATTCGCCCTCCACCTCTCCCCCCCGAAAaagctcctcttcctcctccgcctccctggCATCCCCCCGCCGTGACCTGGACTCACCCGCCAGCCGCCGCAGCACCAGCAACCCCGCCTCACCCGCCAGCCGCCGCAGCACCCGCCGTGACCCGGCCTCACCCGCCAGCCGCCGCGATCCCCAGCACCAGCAACCCCGCCTCACCCGCCAGCGCAAGCTTCGCCACCTCAGCAACGTCGAAATCGGCGGCCtcggcgccgccgccgccgccgccgcctcccgcGGCTCTGCCAACTCGACCCCGGTATCCCGTTCCCTGAGCAACATCAACTGCGTGCTTCACGTGCGGTCGACCTCGTCACCCGTGCTGCCCCGTCCGCTCCCCCTGCCGGAATCCGGGCAGCTGGGGTTTGAGTTCTCGTCCCCGAGCAGTTGCCCCCTGCCTTCGCCCGGAGGGGCTTCGTGCGGaccggaagaggaggaagcgAATGGCGCTGTAGTTGGGAG GTTGGCCAACCATATCGGTCGCGTAAATCCGGAGCACAATGATATACAATTGAATGGATCTGCTTTTAGCCATCATAGGAAGGTGTTCCAAGATCCAAATTCTTTTGATACTGGGAACTTCATCTTAAATATACCTGCTAAAAGTGCTCCAACTAGTGGTTTTTCAAGTCCTGTACGTAGTCCTCGAAGATTGAGTAATGTGGACATTTCTGCTTCTGGCATTGTCCCTCCAGGTTTTCAACATTGGTCATCTCTAGAGATCCCTTCAATAGATATGATGACAAACTTTTCTCCCCGAGCTTCACCCGAGAAAATTCCCAGAAGTCCTGATTGCTCACCGCTTCATAGTCCAGCAAGGAAATGTCCTGTTTTAAGACCAAGAAATCCTAGTGCACCTCCATCACCATTGCATTCAAAGATGTTCCCAGACAATCCTGTCACATGGCATGAAAGTAATAACAATGTCAGCGTCCATCCTCTGCCCCTCCCTCCAGGAGCTCCAGCTCCTTCACTGATGACAGGTCAATGGCAGAAGGGAAAACTTATTGGAAGTGGTACATTTGGGAATGTTTATGAAGCCACCAATAG AAAGACTGGAGCTTTATGTGCGATGAAGGAAGTCAATATAATTCCTGatgactccaagtctgctgaaTGTTTAAAACAGTTGGAGCAG gaaataaaatttcttagtcAATTTAAGCACCCAAATATCGTGCAGTACTATGGGAGTGAAAcc ATTGAGGATCGTTTTTACATATACTTAGAGTATGTTCATCCTGGTTCCATCAATAAGTATGTTCATCAGCATTGTGGAGCAATGACAGAATCGGTGGTTCGCAATTTCACTCGTCATATTCTTAATGGGCTGGCATACTTGCACAGCAAAAAGACAATGCATAG GGACATTAAAGGTGCAAATTTGCTTGTAGATGTGAATGGTGTTGTTAAGCTTGCTGATTTTGGGATGGCAAAACAT TTGAGTGGAGCGGCAGCGGTACTTTCACTTAAGGGGACACCACACTGGATGGCTCCAGAG GTGTTGCAGGCTACAATGAACAAAGATATTGGTTATGATCTTGCTGTTGACATATGGAGTTTGGGTTGCACAGTTATTGAGATGTATACAGGGAAACATCCTTGGAATGGTCTTGAAGGG CCAGCAGCTATGTTCAAGGTCTTACATAAAGACCCGCCTATTCCTGAAACATTATCCTCTGAGGGTAAGGACTTTCTTCGGCGTTGCTTTCGTAGGAATCCAGCAGAAAGGCCAACAGCAAACATGTTGCTTGAACATCCTTTTATACGAAACTCCCACCATTACAACCTTCATGGTTCCATAGAGGCATTTGCAGGAATTAAAATA GATACAACTTACAGTTCAAGAGACAGAACCACATCGAAAAGTGACACATGCATGAATGCAAATCGGTCATCAAATGG CGAAGCCAGCCATTCTTGTCCTGAAACTTCTGAATCAGCAGCCTCCCGTCCCTCACCTTACTCAAACTCTGAGATTGCACCATGTTTCTCCGCTCATCCAAATTACATTGGGCCAAGTCTGCCTGGCTCTACGACAAAGATTTTGAATGGTATACAATTGGCTGCTGGCAACTTTCAGCTATATACATTACCCAAGCCTCATGGAAAGGAAGTTTTGAAACTCCTCTGA
- the LOC103709183 gene encoding mitogen-activated protein kinase kinase kinase 5-like isoform X1, which produces MPCWKRITNSPSTSPPRKSSSSSSASLASPRRDLDSPASRRSTSNPASPASRRSTRRDPASPASRRDPQHQQPRLTRQRKLRHLSNVEIGGLGAAAAAAASRGSANSTPVSRSLSNINCVLHVRSTSSPVLPRPLPLPESGQLGFEFSSPSSCPLPSPGGASCGPEEEEANGAVVGSRLANHIGRVNPEHNDIQLNGSAFSHHRKVFQDPNSFDTGNFILNIPAKSAPTSGFSSPVRSPRRLSNVDISASGIVPPGFQHWSSLEIPSIDMMTNFSPRASPEKIPRSPDCSPLHSPARKCPVLRPRNPSAPPSPLHSKMFPDNPVTWHESNNNVSVHPLPLPPGAPAPSLMTGQWQKGKLIGSGTFGNVYEATNRKTGALCAMKEVNIIPDDSKSAECLKQLEQEIKFLSQFKHPNIVQYYGSETIEDRFYIYLEYVHPGSINKYVHQHCGAMTESVVRNFTRHILNGLAYLHSKKTMHRDIKGANLLVDVNGVVKLADFGMAKHLSGAAAVLSLKGTPHWMAPEVLQATMNKDIGYDLAVDIWSLGCTVIEMYTGKHPWNGLEGPAAMFKVLHKDPPIPETLSSEGKDFLRRCFRRNPAERPTANMLLEHPFIRNSHHYNLHGSIEAFAGIKIDTTYSSRDRTTSKSDTCMNANRSSNGEASHSCPETSESAASRPSPYSNSEIAPCFSAHPNYIGPSLPGSTTKILNGIQLAAGNFQLYTLPKPHGKEVLKLL; this is translated from the exons ATGCCTTGTTGGAAGCGCATTACGAATTCGCCCTCCACCTCTCCCCCCCGAAAaagctcctcttcctcctccgcctccctggCATCCCCCCGCCGTGACCTGGACTCACCCGCCAGCCGCCGCAGCACCAGCAACCCCGCCTCACCCGCCAGCCGCCGCAGCACCCGCCGTGACCCGGCCTCACCCGCCAGCCGCCGCGATCCCCAGCACCAGCAACCCCGCCTCACCCGCCAGCGCAAGCTTCGCCACCTCAGCAACGTCGAAATCGGCGGCCtcggcgccgccgccgccgccgccgcctcccgcGGCTCTGCCAACTCGACCCCGGTATCCCGTTCCCTGAGCAACATCAACTGCGTGCTTCACGTGCGGTCGACCTCGTCACCCGTGCTGCCCCGTCCGCTCCCCCTGCCGGAATCCGGGCAGCTGGGGTTTGAGTTCTCGTCCCCGAGCAGTTGCCCCCTGCCTTCGCCCGGAGGGGCTTCGTGCGGaccggaagaggaggaagcgAATGGCGCTGTAGTTGGGAG TAGGTTGGCCAACCATATCGGTCGCGTAAATCCGGAGCACAATGATATACAATTGAATGGATCTGCTTTTAGCCATCATAGGAAGGTGTTCCAAGATCCAAATTCTTTTGATACTGGGAACTTCATCTTAAATATACCTGCTAAAAGTGCTCCAACTAGTGGTTTTTCAAGTCCTGTACGTAGTCCTCGAAGATTGAGTAATGTGGACATTTCTGCTTCTGGCATTGTCCCTCCAGGTTTTCAACATTGGTCATCTCTAGAGATCCCTTCAATAGATATGATGACAAACTTTTCTCCCCGAGCTTCACCCGAGAAAATTCCCAGAAGTCCTGATTGCTCACCGCTTCATAGTCCAGCAAGGAAATGTCCTGTTTTAAGACCAAGAAATCCTAGTGCACCTCCATCACCATTGCATTCAAAGATGTTCCCAGACAATCCTGTCACATGGCATGAAAGTAATAACAATGTCAGCGTCCATCCTCTGCCCCTCCCTCCAGGAGCTCCAGCTCCTTCACTGATGACAGGTCAATGGCAGAAGGGAAAACTTATTGGAAGTGGTACATTTGGGAATGTTTATGAAGCCACCAATAG AAAGACTGGAGCTTTATGTGCGATGAAGGAAGTCAATATAATTCCTGatgactccaagtctgctgaaTGTTTAAAACAGTTGGAGCAG gaaataaaatttcttagtcAATTTAAGCACCCAAATATCGTGCAGTACTATGGGAGTGAAAcc ATTGAGGATCGTTTTTACATATACTTAGAGTATGTTCATCCTGGTTCCATCAATAAGTATGTTCATCAGCATTGTGGAGCAATGACAGAATCGGTGGTTCGCAATTTCACTCGTCATATTCTTAATGGGCTGGCATACTTGCACAGCAAAAAGACAATGCATAG GGACATTAAAGGTGCAAATTTGCTTGTAGATGTGAATGGTGTTGTTAAGCTTGCTGATTTTGGGATGGCAAAACAT TTGAGTGGAGCGGCAGCGGTACTTTCACTTAAGGGGACACCACACTGGATGGCTCCAGAG GTGTTGCAGGCTACAATGAACAAAGATATTGGTTATGATCTTGCTGTTGACATATGGAGTTTGGGTTGCACAGTTATTGAGATGTATACAGGGAAACATCCTTGGAATGGTCTTGAAGGG CCAGCAGCTATGTTCAAGGTCTTACATAAAGACCCGCCTATTCCTGAAACATTATCCTCTGAGGGTAAGGACTTTCTTCGGCGTTGCTTTCGTAGGAATCCAGCAGAAAGGCCAACAGCAAACATGTTGCTTGAACATCCTTTTATACGAAACTCCCACCATTACAACCTTCATGGTTCCATAGAGGCATTTGCAGGAATTAAAATA GATACAACTTACAGTTCAAGAGACAGAACCACATCGAAAAGTGACACATGCATGAATGCAAATCGGTCATCAAATGG CGAAGCCAGCCATTCTTGTCCTGAAACTTCTGAATCAGCAGCCTCCCGTCCCTCACCTTACTCAAACTCTGAGATTGCACCATGTTTCTCCGCTCATCCAAATTACATTGGGCCAAGTCTGCCTGGCTCTACGACAAAGATTTTGAATGGTATACAATTGGCTGCTGGCAACTTTCAGCTATATACATTACCCAAGCCTCATGGAAAGGAAGTTTTGAAACTCCTCTGA